ACAGGTGGCCCAACTGCAGCCGGTATTTGACGCCTGCCGGTTCGTGTGGAACCAGGCCCTCGGCCGTTGGAGGGACCTATGGCGCCAGGAGCGCATTTCCCTGTCGTATGGAGCTGCTGACAAGGAGTTGACCGACTGGCGATCTCGCTTCGATTGGCTGAGCGAGCAGCCCTCGGTTCCCCAACAGCAGGTCCTACGGGATCTGTACCAAGCGATCACGGCCTTCCTCGATCAGACCAACCCGGCGGGGCGTCCAGACTTCAAGCGGAAGGGTAAGCATTCCACTGCCCGCTGGACGAAGCGAGGGTTCTCCGTGTCAGGAACCGGCCTTGGGAAGCCTGGCGAACATCTGGAGCTAACCACCGGCACCGGACGTGTTCGGGTCAGGGTGGTGTGGAGTCGACCGTTGCCGTCGGCGCCCACGAGTGTGACCGTCTACAGGGATCCAGCTGGGCGTTGGTGGGCCAGCTTCGTCCTGCGGGTTACCCTCCCGTTGAGGCCGGCTGAGAGGACGGATCGAGCGACAGGGCTCGACCTCGGCCTTGACACCTTTGCCACCACCTGCGCCGCCGAGAGCGACGTCCCCAATCCACGACTGTCTCGCGCGAGGGCCCATGCGCTGGCCCGCAGCCATCGCAGCTCGGCCCGCAAACAGAGGGACTCGGCGAACCGCGGTAAGGCACAGCGTCGCGTGGCCCGGATCGAGGCCAAGACCGCCGCCCAGCGGGCTGACTTCCAACACAAGGCCGCCCGAGGTCTGGTGTGCACATTCGACCGGATCGGCGTCGAGGACCTGGCGGTGAAGCACTTGTCCCGTCGTGGCGCAGGGCGTCACAAGGCTGGCTTGAACCGCTCGATTGCCGATGCCGGCTGGGCGGGGTTCCTGCGAGTGTTGGTTTGGCAGGCCGCAAAGGCCGGCAAGCAGATTGTCGTACTGCCTGCCTGCAATACCACCCAGGAGTGTTCGGCCTGCGGGGCGAAAGCCAAGCCCCGCTTGGAGCTCTCCGACAGAATTTTCCGGTGTTGGAGCTGCGGTCTAGTCCTCGACCGGGACCGGAACTCGGCATGGAATTTGCATCCTGACCATCCGCGCAACAACCGGTTGGGCTGTACCGGTGCGGGCGATGACGGCGATAAGACCCTGGTTCCCGCGGGAACCAGGGCAACCTGAGCCCCAAGATCCAAGCGGCGCCAGCCGATTGGAGCAGTCAAAGTGATGGGTCACACATCGGAGGCGAAGGTGACGGCAACCCACGACTGGGTGCAGCGGGGGACGG
This Actinomycetota bacterium DNA region includes the following protein-coding sequences:
- a CDS encoding transposase encodes the protein MDTTVQVRYRYRLRVNSSQVAQLQPVFDACRFVWNQALGRWRDLWRQERISLSYGAADKELTDWRSRFDWLSEQPSVPQQQVLRDLYQAITAFLDQTNPAGRPDFKRKGKHSTARWTKRGFSVSGTGLGKPGEHLELTTGTGRVRVRVVWSRPLPSAPTSVTVYRDPAGRWWASFVLRVTLPLRPAERTDRATGLDLGLDTFATTCAAESDVPNPRLSRARAHALARSHRSSARKQRDSANRGKAQRRVARIEAKTAAQRADFQHKAARGLVCTFDRIGVEDLAVKHLSRRGAGRHKAGLNRSIADAGWAGFLRVLVWQAAKAGKQIVVLPACNTTQECSACGAKAKPRLELSDRIFRCWSCGLVLDRDRNSAWNLHPDHPRNNRLGCTGAGDDGDKTLVPAGTRAT